CCTTGATGCACATCACGCGGCGCGCGCCGGAGTTGTCGGCGACGTCGAGATTGGTTTGCATCTGAATCATGGCTTACCCGCCTTTCGTTCCGGTCTGGTTTCGGTTTCGCGCCGACTTCGTCCGGACAATTCGTTCTAACGACTACGCCTCGGCCGTCACTTCGACGACCCGCCAGCGCTTCAATTTCGAGATCGGCGCGGTCTCTTCGATCGTCACCGAGTCGCCCACCTTGAACGCGCCGTTCTCGTCATGGGCGTGATAGTTCTTCGTGCGGCGCACCGTCTTCTGGAACAGCGGGTGGGTGAAGCGACGTTCGACCTTCACCACCACGGTCTTGTTCTGTTTGTCGCTGACGACGACGCCCTGGAGAATTCGCTTCGGCATGGCGCTTTAACCCTGCTTTTCGGCGCGCTTATGCGCGGCGATGGTTTTCGTGCGGGCAATGTCGCGACGAACGACGCGCACGCGTGAGGTGTTCTCGAGCTGGCCGGTCGCCCGCTGGAAGCGCAGATTGAACTGCTCTTTCTTGAGCTTCAGCACTTCGTCATTGAGCTGATCTTCGGTCATCGCCTTGATGTCGGAGAGGCGCTGTTTGGATTTCATCACGTTCCCCTTATTCGGCGATGCGTTCGATGAAGCGCGTCTTAATCGGCAGCTTCGCGGCGGCAAGCGTCAAGGCCTCCCGCGCGATAGGCGCCGGCACGCCGTCGATCTCGAACATGATGCGGCCGGGCGCAACGCGCACGGCCCAGAATTCCGGCGCGCCCTTGCCCTTGCCCATACGCACTTCGGTCGGCTTCTTGGAGACCGGCACGTCGGGGAAGATGCGAATCCAGACTCGGCCGGCGCGCTTCATATGACGCGTCAGGGCGCGGCGCGCGGCTTCGATCTGGCGCGCGGTGATGCGATCCGGCTCCAGCGCCTTAAGGCCGAACTGACCGAAGTTCAGCGAAAAGCCCGCCTTGGAGGCGCCACGGATGCGGCCCTTGAAGGCCTTGCGGAACTTGGTGCGTTTGGGTTGCAGCATGATTGCGCTCTTTAATCTTGTTCGTTACGCCGCGTCGCGCGGTTCGCGGTGCTCGCGACGGCGGCGTTCGCCGCCGCGGTCGCGATCGCCATGATCGCCGCCGGACGCCTGTTCAGCCGCCTTCTTATCCTGCGCCATCGGATCATGCTCAAGGATTTCGCCCTTGAAGATCCAAACCTTGATGCCGCAAGCGCCATAGGCGGTATGCGCGGTGGCGGTGCCGTAATCGACGTCGGCGCGCAGCGTGTGCAGTGGCACGCGCCCTTCGCGATACCATTCGAGACGGGCGATCTCGGCGCCGCCAAGACGGCCCGAGCAATTGATGCGAATGCCCTGCGCGCCCAGCCGGATGGCTGATTGCACGGCGCGCTTCATCGCGCGGCGGAAGGCGACGCGACGCTCGAGTTGCTGCGCGATCGACTCGGCGACGAGCGCGGCCTCGGTTTCGGGCTTGCGCACTTCGACGATGTTGATGACGACTTCGCTGCCGGTGAGCTTGCCCACGAGCTTGCGAATCTTGTCGATGTCCGCGCCCTTCTTGCCGATGACGACGCCGGGACGCGCCGAATAGATCGTGACGCGGCACTTCTTGTGCGGGCGCTCGATGACGATCTTCGACACCGCCGCCTGCTTCAGCGTTTTCGACACGGTTTCGCGGATCGCCATGTCCTCATGCAGGAGCTTGGCGTATTCGCCCTTATTGGCGAACCAGCGCGAATCCCAGGTGCGGTTGACGCCCAGTCGCAGCCCGATCGGATTAACCTTCTGACCCATGGTTTTAAATCCTTTAGGCGTTGGCCTGCGCTTCGACTTCGCGCACGATGATCGTCAGATTGGCGAATGGCTTCTCGACGCGGCTCGCACGGCCGCGGGCGCGGGCGTGGAAACGCTTCATCACCAGCGCCTTGCCGACAAAGGCCTGGGCGACGACGAGATCGTCGACGTCGAGACCGTGATTGTTCTCGGCGTTGGCGATGGCGCTTTCCAGCGCCTTCTTCACCTCATGCGCGATCCGCTTTCTGGAGAACTCCAGATCGGCGAGCGCGCGATCCACCTTCTTGCCGCGGATCAACTGCGCGAGCAGATTGAGCTTCTGCGGCGAGACGCGCAGCATGCGCGCGACGGCCTTCGCTTCATTGTCCGCAAGCCGGCGCGGATTGGCTTCCTTCGACATCGTGAGCCTCTCTTAGCCTCTCTTAGCCCCTCTTGGCCTTCTTGTCGGCCGCATGGCCGTGGAAGGTGCGGGTCGGAGCGAATTCGCCGAATTTGTGCCCGATCATGTCTTCCGACACTGCCACGGGAATATGTTTCTGGCCGTTGTGCACGCCGAAGGTCAGTCCCACGAATTGCGGGATGATCGTGGAGCGGCGGCTCCAGATCTTGATCACCTCGGAGCGGCCTGAACCGCGCGAGGTCTCGGCCTTCTTAAGAAGATAGCCGTCGACGAACGGGCCCTTCCAAATCGAGCGCGCCATGGGTTAGCCCTTCTTCTTGCGATTGTGTCGCGAGGACACAATGAAACGGTCGGTGGATTTATTGGTGCGGGTCTTCTTGCCCTTGGTCGGCTTGCCCCAGGGCGTGACCGGATGACGACCGCCAGAGGTGCGGCCTTCGCCGCCGCCATGCGGATGGTCGATCGGATTCATCGTGACGCCGCGATTGTGCGGGCGGCGGCCGAGCCAGCGTGAGCGGCCGGCCTTGCCGATCGAAGTGTTCATATGATCGGGATTGGACACGGCGCCGAGCGTCGCAAAGCACTGGCCATGCACCAGGCGCTGCTCGCCGGAATTCAGCCTGATGATCACATAGCCCTGGTCGCGGCCGACGATCTGCGCATAGGTGCCGGCCGATCGCGCAATGGCGCCGCCCTTGCCGATCTTCATCTCGACATTGTGCACGATGGCGCCGACAGGGATGTTGGCGATCGGCATGGCGTTGCCGGGCTTCACGTCGACCTGATTGCCGGCGATCACTTCGTCGCCGACGGAGAGCCGCTGCGGCGCGAGAATATAGGCAAGCTCATTGTCCGTGTAGCGAATGAGCGCGATGAACGCCGTGCGGTTCGGATCATATTCGAGCCGCTCGACCTTGCCGGCGACATCGAGCTTGCGCCGCTTGAAGTCGACGACGCGATAGGCCTGCTTATGGCCGCCGCCGCGAAAACGCACGGTGATCCGCCCGGCGTTGTTGCGCCCGCCCTTTGAGCTCTTGCCTTCGGTCAGCGTCTTGACCGGCTTGCCCTTATAGAGCTCGCTGCGGTCGACAATGACGAGCTGGCGAAGGCTCGGCGTGACCGGCTTGAATGTCTTCAGCGCCATCGTTCTATCCTCACGCCTTCCTTACAGTCCGGTCGTCACGTCGATCTTGTGGCCCTCGGCGAGGGTCACGACCGCTTTCTTGACGTCGCTCTGCTGGCCGCGCTTGCCGCGGAAGGTCTTGACCTTGCCCTTGCGCACCAGCGTATTGACCGCTTCGACCTTGACGTCGAAGAGACCTTCGACCGCCGCCTTGATCTGCGGCTTCGTGGCGGTCTTCGAGACCTTGAAGACCACCTTATTGCTCTCCGAGGCGAGCGTCGCCTTCTCGGT
Above is a genomic segment from Methylocystis rosea containing:
- the rpsQ gene encoding 30S ribosomal protein S17; translated protein: MPKRILQGVVVSDKQNKTVVVKVERRFTHPLFQKTVRRTKNYHAHDENGAFKVGDSVTIEETAPISKLKRWRVVEVTAEA
- the rpmC gene encoding 50S ribosomal protein L29; this translates as MKSKQRLSDIKAMTEDQLNDEVLKLKKEQFNLRFQRATGQLENTSRVRVVRRDIARTKTIAAHKRAEKQG
- the rplP gene encoding 50S ribosomal protein L16, whose product is MLQPKRTKFRKAFKGRIRGASKAGFSLNFGQFGLKALEPDRITARQIEAARRALTRHMKRAGRVWIRIFPDVPVSKKPTEVRMGKGKGAPEFWAVRVAPGRIMFEIDGVPAPIAREALTLAAAKLPIKTRFIERIAE
- the rpsC gene encoding 30S ribosomal protein S3, whose amino-acid sequence is MGQKVNPIGLRLGVNRTWDSRWFANKGEYAKLLHEDMAIRETVSKTLKQAAVSKIVIERPHKKCRVTIYSARPGVVIGKKGADIDKIRKLVGKLTGSEVVINIVEVRKPETEAALVAESIAQQLERRVAFRRAMKRAVQSAIRLGAQGIRINCSGRLGGAEIARLEWYREGRVPLHTLRADVDYGTATAHTAYGACGIKVWIFKGEILEHDPMAQDKKAAEQASGGDHGDRDRGGERRRREHREPRDAA
- the rplV gene encoding 50S ribosomal protein L22 translates to MSKEANPRRLADNEAKAVARMLRVSPQKLNLLAQLIRGKKVDRALADLEFSRKRIAHEVKKALESAIANAENNHGLDVDDLVVAQAFVGKALVMKRFHARARGRASRVEKPFANLTIIVREVEAQANA
- the rpsS gene encoding 30S ribosomal protein S19, giving the protein MARSIWKGPFVDGYLLKKAETSRGSGRSEVIKIWSRRSTIIPQFVGLTFGVHNGQKHIPVAVSEDMIGHKFGEFAPTRTFHGHAADKKAKRG
- the rplB gene encoding 50S ribosomal protein L2 translates to MALKTFKPVTPSLRQLVIVDRSELYKGKPVKTLTEGKSSKGGRNNAGRITVRFRGGGHKQAYRVVDFKRRKLDVAGKVERLEYDPNRTAFIALIRYTDNELAYILAPQRLSVGDEVIAGNQVDVKPGNAMPIANIPVGAIVHNVEMKIGKGGAIARSAGTYAQIVGRDQGYVIIRLNSGEQRLVHGQCFATLGAVSNPDHMNTSIGKAGRSRWLGRRPHNRGVTMNPIDHPHGGGEGRTSGGRHPVTPWGKPTKGKKTRTNKSTDRFIVSSRHNRKKKG
- a CDS encoding 50S ribosomal protein L23; this encodes MSKDVRHYDVIVAPVITEKATLASESNKVVFKVSKTATKPQIKAAVEGLFDVKVEAVNTLVRKGKVKTFRGKRGQQSDVKKAVVTLAEGHKIDVTTGL